The segment GCCACGAGCGCGATCCCGAGACTGATGACCAGCACCCGCGCGCGCGCCGGAATGGTGAATTCGCTAGCCACGGGCGCCGCGCTCCCGCCGGGCAAGGCGCAGGGCCAGCGCCCGCTGCCGGCCGCCCAGGAAGGCGAGATAGGCGCCGAGGCCGATCCAGACCGCGGCGTTGGCGCCCATGAGCCAGTACAGGGTGTCCATGGTTTCCTCCGTCAAAAAGAATGGCGCGGCAGCGCCGTTCAGTCGTCGTCTTCTTCCGCGGCGGCGTCCAGCCGGGCCGCGAGGTCGAGCTGGCGCTTGCGCACCCACACAAGGCCGGCCCAGAACAGGCCGAGCGCCAGCACGCAGGCCACGGCCGTGAGCTTCATTTCCGGCTCCAAGCCCCCCTCGCGGGAGGCGAAGACCGCCGGATGGATGGAGCGCCAGATGCGCGCCGACACAAAGACCAGCGGCACGTCCAAAAAGGCCGCCACACCCACCACCGCGCAGACGAGGCGCCGGCGCTCCGGGGCCATGTCCAGCCCGCGCAGGATCAGGTAGGCCGCATAGACGAACCACATGACGAGCGCGGTGGAGAGGCGCGGGTCCCACGTCCACCAGACGCCCCAGGAGCGGCGCGCCCAGATCATGCCCGTCACGAGGGTCAGGCCGCTGAAGAGCACGCCCACCTCGGCGGCTGCC is part of the Desulfovibrio sp. ZJ209 genome and harbors:
- a CDS encoding CcmD family protein, encoding MDTLYWLMGANAAVWIGLGAYLAFLGGRQRALALRLARRERGARG
- the ccsA gene encoding cytochrome c biogenesis protein CcsA, with product MPQLLALAGALAMAGVQWLIWCYAPEEATLGLMQKIFYLHLPLAWWALASFFIVFLGSIAVLLRRSDAADRLCAAAAEVGVLFSGLTLVTGMIWARRSWGVWWTWDPRLSTALVMWFVYAAYLILRGLDMAPERRRLVCAVVGVAAFLDVPLVFVSARIWRSIHPAVFASREGGLEPEMKLTAVACVLALGLFWAGLVWVRKRQLDLAARLDAAAEEDDD